The Parabacteroides sp. AD58 genome includes a window with the following:
- a CDS encoding glucosaminidase domain-containing protein, whose translation MKLQKHILFILLIWSVVQVASAESQHKLMSYKRYIHEHKSLAIDQQHKYKIPASITLAQGLLESGAGQSDLARRSNNHFGIKCHDWKGKRVYHDDDLRGECFRKYSSVKDSYEDHSKFLALRPRYASLFRLNIRDYKGWAKGLQKCGYATDRKYANKLIKVIEDYELYKYDSAKKGKNTQKKAVVQHTIYKSHGLLYVHAKPGDSLEDIAKSVGISTRKLSKYNEIPKDFPLQANDIIYLEKKKSKADKPHYDHVVQIGESMHSISQQYGIQVKSLYKLNKKDKDYIPEEGDVLKLR comes from the coding sequence ATGAAATTACAGAAACACATTCTCTTCATATTACTGATATGGTCGGTTGTGCAGGTCGCAAGCGCGGAAAGTCAGCACAAACTGATGTCATACAAACGATATATTCACGAACATAAATCACTCGCCATCGACCAGCAGCACAAGTATAAAATTCCGGCCAGCATCACGTTGGCGCAGGGATTGCTCGAATCAGGAGCCGGACAAAGCGACCTGGCCCGCCGCTCGAACAATCACTTCGGTATTAAATGTCATGACTGGAAAGGAAAACGCGTCTATCACGACGATGACCTCCGGGGCGAATGCTTCCGCAAATACAGCAGCGTGAAAGATTCGTACGAAGACCATTCGAAGTTTCTGGCTCTCCGACCGCGCTATGCCTCGCTGTTCCGCTTAAATATCCGCGATTACAAAGGCTGGGCCAAAGGATTACAAAAATGCGGCTACGCAACCGACCGTAAATATGCCAACAAACTGATCAAAGTCATCGAAGATTACGAACTCTATAAATACGATTCGGCCAAGAAAGGGAAGAACACGCAGAAAAAGGCAGTCGTACAACATACCATCTACAAAAGCCATGGATTGCTTTATGTCCATGCCAAACCGGGAGATTCGCTGGAAGATATAGCCAAAAGTGTAGGAATCAGTACCCGTAAACTAAGCAAGTACAACGAAATCCCGAAAGATTTCCCATTACAGGCCAACGACATCATCTACCTGGAAAAGAAGAAAAGCAAAGCAGATAAACCGCATTACGACCATGTCGTACAAATCGGAGAATCAATGCACAGCATCTCCCAGCAATATGGTATCCAGGTAAAAAGTCTCTATAAATTGAATAAAAAAGACAAAGATTACATTCCTGAAGAAGGAGATGTTCTAAAACTTAGATAA
- a CDS encoding efflux RND transporter periplasmic adaptor subunit: MKQLILVTLLSFPLWMTNCQSDSQETVHQASPVKVKVMQIRSAGNSHAQTYSGTVEESSETSLSFAVAGTIQQINVQTGDHVRAGQLIATIHAASYNSSYKAAQASLEQAQDAYKRMKELYEKGSLPEIKWIETQSKLQQAQSMEEIARKNLEDCNLYAPFNGVIAEKTAESGQNTMPGMSVVKLVAVNQLKVKVAVPETEIASISLSQPAQIEVPALNGQTFQGTVIEKGIVANPLSRSYDVKIRINEADKELMPGMVTEVSLTNTDGNSQFILPAHLVQLNEKNQTFVWINENGTAKRRFISCGDYTATGVIVLSGLNNGDEIITEGQQKVCENTMLSL, encoded by the coding sequence ATGAAGCAATTAATTTTAGTAACGCTGTTGTCATTTCCTTTATGGATGACCAATTGTCAATCGGATTCGCAAGAAACCGTTCATCAGGCATCGCCCGTCAAAGTGAAAGTCATGCAGATTCGTTCCGCTGGGAACAGTCATGCCCAGACATATTCAGGAACCGTTGAAGAATCCAGCGAAACGTCTCTAAGTTTTGCAGTAGCCGGAACCATCCAACAAATCAATGTACAGACAGGTGATCATGTCAGGGCCGGACAGTTAATCGCAACAATTCATGCGGCGTCTTATAACAGCAGCTATAAGGCGGCACAGGCTTCACTGGAACAAGCCCAAGATGCCTACAAGCGTATGAAAGAGCTTTATGAGAAAGGAAGCCTGCCTGAAATCAAATGGATTGAAACACAGAGTAAGTTACAACAGGCTCAATCTATGGAAGAAATTGCCCGAAAGAATCTGGAAGACTGCAATCTATATGCACCTTTTAATGGCGTCATAGCAGAAAAGACGGCTGAAAGTGGTCAGAATACGATGCCCGGAATGTCCGTGGTCAAACTGGTGGCCGTTAACCAACTCAAGGTAAAAGTGGCTGTTCCTGAAACAGAGATTGCCAGTATCAGCCTATCGCAACCGGCACAAATCGAAGTGCCAGCCCTGAACGGACAGACCTTTCAGGGCACAGTCATTGAGAAAGGGATTGTAGCTAATCCGCTCTCTCGTTCCTATGATGTCAAGATCCGGATAAACGAAGCCGATAAAGAACTGATGCCCGGTATGGTAACGGAAGTTAGTCTGACGAATACTGACGGGAACAGCCAGTTCATTCTACCGGCACATCTCGTTCAACTGAACGAAAAGAATCAGACTTTTGTCTGGATAAATGAAAACGGAACAGCCAAAAGGCGATTCATCTCTTGTGGAGACTATACGGCAACAGGTGTGATCGTTTTGTCCGGATTAAACAATGGAGACGAGATTATCACCGAAGGCCAGCAGAAGGTCTGTGAAAATACAATGCTCAGCTTATAA
- the prfA gene encoding peptide chain release factor 1, which translates to MAENNTLLEKLDGLVSRFDEIGTLITDPNVIADQKRYVKLTKEYKDLSEIMKARKEYMQCLNGLSEARQMMSENDPELREMAREEMAACETRIPELEEEIKLLLVPADPEDDKNAIVEIRGGTGGDEAAIFAGDLYRMYVKFCESKGWKIAVSSFNEGAAGGFKEIIFSVTGEKVYGTLKYESGVHRVQRVPATETQGRVHTSAATVAVLPEADEFDVEINEGEIKWDTFRSGGAGGQNVNKVESGVRLRYVWKNPITGVSEEILIECTETRDQPKNKERALTRLRSFIYDKEHQKYIDDIASRRKTMVSTGDRSAKIRTYNYPQGRITDHRINYTIYNLSAFMDGDIQDCIDHLIVAENAERLKESEL; encoded by the coding sequence ATGGCAGAAAACAATACATTATTAGAAAAGTTAGACGGACTGGTTTCCCGTTTTGATGAAATCGGAACGCTGATTACAGACCCGAATGTCATTGCCGACCAAAAACGGTATGTCAAGCTTACGAAGGAATATAAAGACCTGAGTGAGATCATGAAAGCCCGCAAAGAGTATATGCAATGCCTGAACGGTTTGTCGGAAGCACGCCAGATGATGAGCGAAAACGATCCGGAACTCCGGGAAATGGCCCGCGAAGAAATGGCCGCCTGCGAGACCCGCATTCCAGAACTGGAAGAAGAAATCAAACTCCTGCTGGTTCCAGCCGATCCGGAAGACGACAAAAACGCCATCGTTGAAATCAGAGGAGGAACCGGAGGCGATGAAGCAGCCATCTTTGCCGGAGACTTGTATCGGATGTACGTCAAGTTCTGCGAATCCAAAGGCTGGAAAATTGCGGTATCAAGCTTCAACGAAGGCGCTGCCGGAGGATTCAAGGAAATCATCTTCTCGGTAACAGGAGAAAAAGTATACGGAACGCTCAAATATGAATCGGGTGTCCACCGTGTACAGCGCGTACCGGCTACAGAAACCCAAGGACGCGTACACACGTCGGCAGCAACTGTGGCAGTCTTGCCCGAAGCCGACGAATTCGATGTGGAGATCAACGAAGGAGAAATCAAATGGGATACCTTCCGCTCAGGTGGCGCCGGCGGCCAGAATGTCAATAAGGTTGAATCGGGTGTCCGCCTGCGTTATGTCTGGAAAAATCCTATTACTGGAGTGAGTGAAGAAATTCTGATTGAATGTACGGAAACACGAGACCAGCCCAAAAACAAGGAACGGGCACTGACTCGCCTGCGTTCATTCATTTATGACAAGGAACACCAGAAATATATCGACGACATTGCCAGCCGCCGTAAAACAATGGTGTCGACGGGCGACCGTTCTGCTAAAATACGTACCTATAATTATCCGCAAGGGCGCATTACCGACCATCGGATCAACTATACGATTTATAATCTTTCTGCCTTTATGGATGGAGACATCCAGGATTGCATTGATCACCTGATTGTAGCTGAAAATGCAGAAAGGCTGAAAGAATCCGAATTATAA
- the pyrF gene encoding orotidine-5'-phosphate decarboxylase, with translation MNKQQLFENIKKKQSFLCVGLDTDIKKIPQHLLQEEDPIFAFNKAIIDATADYCVAYKPNMAFYESLGVKGIMAFEKTVSYLRENYPDQFIIADAKRGDIGNTSEMYARSFFDHIKVDAVTVAPYMGEDSVKPFLIYPEAWVILLALTSNKGSHDFQLTEDANGERLFEKVLKKSQEWASDEQMMYVVGATQGKMFLDIRKYAPNHFLLVPGVGAQGGSLKEVAEYGMNDQCGLLVNSSRAIIYVDKTENFAAASREAAKAVQQEMAGYLKEKGLI, from the coding sequence ATGAACAAGCAACAATTATTCGAAAATATCAAGAAGAAGCAATCGTTCTTATGTGTTGGTCTGGATACGGATATCAAGAAAATCCCGCAACACCTGCTGCAGGAAGAAGATCCGATCTTTGCCTTCAACAAAGCAATTATCGACGCGACTGCCGATTATTGTGTAGCCTACAAACCGAATATGGCCTTTTATGAAAGCTTAGGCGTGAAAGGCATCATGGCTTTCGAGAAGACAGTTTCATATTTGCGGGAAAACTATCCCGACCAGTTTATCATTGCGGATGCCAAACGAGGCGATATCGGCAACACATCTGAAATGTATGCCCGTTCGTTCTTTGACCACATCAAGGTCGATGCAGTCACCGTAGCTCCTTACATGGGAGAAGACAGCGTGAAGCCTTTCCTGATATATCCGGAAGCCTGGGTAATCCTGCTGGCTCTGACATCCAACAAAGGATCACACGATTTCCAATTAACTGAAGATGCCAACGGAGAACGCTTGTTCGAAAAGGTGCTGAAGAAATCCCAGGAATGGGCGTCAGACGAACAAATGATGTATGTGGTTGGTGCTACACAAGGAAAGATGTTCCTCGACATCCGTAAATACGCTCCCAATCACTTCCTGCTGGTTCCGGGTGTAGGCGCACAGGGCGGAAGCTTAAAAGAAGTAGCCGAATACGGCATGAACGACCAATGCGGTCTGCTGGTCAATTCTTCAAGAGCCATCATCTATGTAGACAAGACTGAAAACTTTGCTGCAGCTTCGCGTGAAGCAGCCAAAGCTGTTCAACAGGAAATGGCCGGATATTTAAAAGAGAAAGGTTTAATTTAA
- a CDS encoding AraC family transcriptional regulator codes for MGKDFITKDFNDKEVGKIADYIDERMIFVENLQHLDPKMSVRVEAFVVVLCLKGKASLYVNDQFYEIHANDLFISHPNIILESSMISMDFECRCLCLSPEYVRQLSVINSDSWDARMFLEKNPVLSLTVDEVNTFCWYYNLLKSKLTGPSCKHRRELTDALLLAFLYEFYDTMERFVPLMPSSFKSADNLFKTFIDIISSSYPKNRSVAYYADRLHVTPKYLSAVCKEISGQPASDLIDQYVMKDVLFLLRKKEMSIKEITNELNFPNISFFGKYVKKHLGLSPRLYREKQEKEGL; via the coding sequence ATGGGAAAAGATTTTATAACAAAGGATTTTAATGACAAAGAAGTGGGTAAAATTGCGGATTATATTGACGAGCGCATGATTTTTGTTGAGAACCTGCAGCATTTAGATCCTAAAATGAGCGTTAGAGTAGAGGCTTTTGTGGTTGTATTATGCCTGAAAGGAAAAGCATCTTTATATGTTAATGATCAGTTTTATGAAATACATGCCAATGATCTTTTCATCAGTCATCCCAATATCATTCTGGAGAGTAGCATGATTAGTATGGATTTTGAATGCCGCTGTTTATGCTTGTCTCCGGAATATGTCAGACAGTTGTCCGTTATTAATAGTGACAGCTGGGATGCACGTATGTTTCTCGAGAAGAATCCTGTTTTATCATTAACGGTGGATGAAGTGAATACTTTTTGCTGGTATTATAATTTGCTGAAATCGAAACTGACCGGACCAAGTTGTAAACATCGTAGAGAGTTGACAGATGCCTTACTGCTTGCTTTCTTGTATGAGTTTTATGATACAATGGAGCGTTTTGTCCCTTTAATGCCTTCCTCATTTAAATCAGCAGATAATCTGTTTAAGACCTTTATCGATATCATATCTTCCAGTTATCCGAAGAACCGTTCCGTGGCTTATTATGCAGATCGGTTACATGTGACACCCAAATACTTGTCGGCTGTTTGCAAGGAAATATCCGGGCAACCTGCTTCTGATCTGATTGACCAATATGTCATGAAAGATGTTTTGTTTCTACTCCGGAAGAAGGAAATGAGCATCAAGGAAATAACCAATGAGTTGAATTTCCCTAATATTTCTTTCTTTGGCAAATACGTCAAGAAACATCTTGGATTATCACCTCGACTTTATCGGGAGAAACAGGAAAAAGAAGGTTTATAG
- a CDS encoding efflux RND transporter permease subunit: protein MEKKRNAIEWAMHYRQIVILVVCCLIAFGIYSLPNMRKNEFPDFTIRQGLVVAVAPGNTVEEMVEQVTKPLEDYIFTYKEVKKNKTYSTTRDGIVYIQVELNDDLNNKDEFWSKFKHGVAVFKSELPQNVLAVQVVDDFGDTSALLITMESEEKTYRELDKYMEELQNRLRQIPSVGRMSVSGLQKEQISVYLDNNRLSQYGLNDQLLATTLFAKGFTTTGGQLKSDEYVQPVYVAQSFNTVYDVEQQIVYTDPSGNNIRLKDIARVVKEYPEPDSYISNNDKKCILLSVEMKKGQNIVKMGNEINQAIESFKQAIPSEVNIYRITDQSQVVDDSVTNFLKELVIAIVAVIIVVMLLLPFRVALVAASTIPITIFISLGLFNAFGIELNTVTLAALIVTLGMIVDNSIVIIDNYLEKISEGQSRWHASIESTTHFLKSIISATLAISITFFPFLFMTTGMIHDFILSFPWSITLILGISLLVATLLVPFMQFYFIRKPLNSSIKDDGKKKFSFLDTLQESYNRLLDVCFHWPRTTVALGILSVVAGTCLMSNLPQKLMPTADRNQFAVEITLPTGTAINKTSDIADSLSHILQRDPRVLSVTSFKGCASPRFHTTYAPQIAGTNYAQFIVNTTGTKATEELLDEYTPRYMDYFPEASIRFKQLSYSQSVYPIEIRLSGDSVDILTENANKVVEMLHQIPQLKLIHTNFNEPQAATKVVLKEDEATRLGVNNIGVETTLAMRYGKGLPITNTWEGDYDIPVVLKNKKSDRATPQDLANEQIPVQGGLSTVPLRQIADIQPTWENGQIVRRNGVYTISILADVERGINSMKMIESIQTRLDNMDFTPGIKVNIGGDLEEYEEKMPPIMNALVVAAAIIFFILVVHFHQINIALLIFASMTLCVFGAAIGISIQGVDFSVTCVLGLISLMGIIVRNGIIMIDYAEELRKTEKLSVRDAIYQSARRRMRPIFLTSAAASMGVIPMILGKSGLWMPMGTVICYGTLITMVLLLTVLPVSYWLIFSGSTRKRAQQAAFENE from the coding sequence ATGGAAAAGAAACGTAACGCAATCGAATGGGCCATGCACTACCGGCAAATTGTTATCCTGGTAGTCTGCTGCCTCATCGCCTTCGGTATTTACAGCTTACCGAACATGCGAAAGAATGAATTTCCCGACTTCACCATTCGCCAGGGGCTTGTTGTTGCGGTAGCTCCGGGCAACACCGTGGAAGAAATGGTTGAACAAGTCACTAAACCGCTTGAAGATTATATATTCACCTATAAAGAAGTAAAAAAGAACAAAACATACTCAACAACCCGCGACGGGATCGTCTATATTCAGGTTGAATTGAATGATGATCTGAACAATAAAGATGAATTCTGGAGTAAGTTCAAGCATGGTGTTGCAGTCTTCAAATCGGAGTTACCGCAGAATGTACTTGCCGTACAGGTAGTTGATGACTTCGGTGATACTTCTGCCCTGCTGATTACGATGGAAAGTGAAGAGAAAACCTACCGTGAACTTGATAAGTACATGGAAGAGCTGCAGAACCGCTTGCGGCAAATTCCCAGTGTCGGGCGTATGAGTGTGAGTGGATTGCAGAAAGAACAGATTTCGGTCTATTTAGATAACAACCGGTTGAGCCAATACGGACTCAACGACCAGTTGCTGGCCACCACCCTCTTTGCCAAAGGGTTTACTACAACCGGCGGGCAACTCAAAAGTGACGAATATGTACAGCCTGTTTATGTGGCCCAATCTTTCAACACCGTATATGATGTCGAGCAGCAAATCGTCTACACCGATCCTTCCGGCAACAACATACGCCTGAAAGATATTGCCCGTGTCGTCAAAGAATATCCGGAACCGGACAGCTACATCAGTAATAACGACAAGAAATGTATTCTGCTGAGTGTAGAAATGAAGAAAGGACAGAACATTGTCAAGATGGGAAATGAAATCAATCAGGCTATTGAATCCTTCAAGCAGGCTATACCATCGGAAGTGAATATCTACCGCATTACTGACCAGAGTCAGGTGGTCGATGATAGTGTAACCAACTTCCTGAAAGAGCTGGTGATCGCCATTGTAGCCGTTATCATCGTCGTCATGTTGCTGTTGCCCTTCCGGGTTGCTTTGGTAGCTGCATCAACCATTCCGATTACCATCTTCATCTCACTTGGTCTGTTCAATGCTTTCGGTATCGAACTGAATACAGTGACGCTGGCCGCTCTGATCGTTACTTTAGGAATGATTGTGGATAACTCGATCGTTATCATCGACAATTATCTGGAGAAAATCAGCGAAGGACAATCGCGTTGGCATGCTTCAATTGAAAGTACCACCCATTTCCTGAAGTCTATCATCTCGGCTACCTTAGCCATCAGTATCACCTTCTTCCCATTCTTATTCATGACGACGGGCATGATCCACGACTTCATTTTGAGTTTCCCGTGGTCTATTACGCTGATTCTCGGCATCTCGCTGCTTGTCGCTACCCTATTGGTTCCATTCATGCAATTCTATTTCATCCGGAAACCTCTGAACAGCTCAATAAAAGACGATGGGAAAAAGAAATTCTCTTTCCTGGACACTTTGCAGGAAAGTTATAACCGGTTACTAGACGTCTGTTTCCACTGGCCACGAACTACCGTTGCCTTGGGCATACTTTCGGTCGTTGCCGGAACATGTCTGATGTCGAACCTGCCACAGAAGCTGATGCCGACAGCCGACCGGAATCAGTTCGCTGTTGAAATCACGCTTCCTACCGGAACAGCTATCAACAAGACAAGCGACATCGCCGACAGTCTTTCGCATATTCTGCAAAGAGACCCGAGAGTGCTTTCAGTCACATCCTTTAAAGGTTGCGCTTCGCCACGTTTCCATACGACCTACGCTCCGCAGATTGCCGGGACAAACTATGCCCAGTTTATTGTCAATACCACCGGAACGAAAGCTACGGAAGAATTGCTCGACGAATATACGCCCCGGTATATGGATTATTTCCCTGAAGCATCTATCCGTTTCAAGCAGCTCAGTTACAGCCAGTCAGTTTATCCGATTGAAATACGGTTGAGCGGAGATTCAGTAGATATCTTAACAGAAAATGCTAATAAGGTTGTAGAAATGTTGCATCAGATACCTCAACTGAAACTGATTCATACGAATTTCAACGAACCACAGGCTGCCACGAAAGTAGTATTGAAAGAAGACGAAGCTACTCGGTTAGGAGTCAATAACATCGGAGTCGAAACGACCTTGGCCATGCGCTACGGAAAAGGTCTGCCTATTACAAATACGTGGGAAGGCGATTATGATATCCCGGTTGTACTGAAAAACAAGAAATCAGACCGGGCTACTCCACAGGATTTAGCCAACGAACAGATTCCCGTACAAGGCGGATTAAGTACGGTTCCACTCCGGCAAATTGCCGATATCCAACCCACTTGGGAAAACGGACAAATCGTCCGCCGGAACGGGGTTTATACAATCAGTATTCTGGCCGATGTCGAACGGGGTATAAATTCAATGAAGATGATCGAGAGCATACAGACCAGACTCGACAATATGGATTTCACTCCGGGCATAAAGGTCAATATCGGAGGAGACTTGGAGGAATACGAAGAGAAGATGCCGCCGATCATGAATGCCCTTGTCGTAGCTGCCGCCATCATATTCTTTATTCTTGTGGTTCATTTCCATCAGATCAATATCGCGCTGCTGATATTCGCCAGCATGACTTTATGTGTCTTTGGTGCGGCTATTGGCATCTCGATACAAGGAGTTGATTTTAGCGTTACCTGTGTGTTAGGCCTGATTAGCCTGATGGGTATCATTGTCCGTAATGGTATCATTATGATTGACTACGCCGAAGAGCTTCGTAAAACAGAGAAGCTCAGTGTGCGAGATGCCATTTATCAGTCTGCCCGCCGCCGTATGCGGCCTATCTTCCTGACCTCGGCCGCCGCTTCTATGGGAGTGATCCCGATGATTCTAGGGAAAAGCGGCCTGTGGATGCCGATGGGAACCGTCATCTGTTACGGCACACTCATCACCATGGTCCTGCTGCTGACTGTACTTCCGGTAAGCTATTGGCTCATCTTCAGCGGTTCAACCCGTAAACGAGCCCAACAGGCTGCCTTCGAAAATGAATAA
- a CDS encoding AIR synthase related protein: protein MSDQRYNLRGVSASKEDVHNAIKNIDKGIFPKAFCKIIPDILGGDPEYCNIMHADGAGTKSSLAYLYWKETGDLSVWKGIAQDALIMNIDDLLCVGAVDNILVSSTIGRNKLLIPGEVISAIINGTDELLAELRAMGVGCYATGGETADVGDLVRTIIVDSTVTCRMKRADVIDNANIQPGDVIVGLASFGQATYEKEYNGGMGSNGLTSARHDVFAKYLAQKYPESYDAAVPEELVYSGNLKLTDSVEGSPINAGKLVLSPTRTYAPVVKKLLDALRPQIHGMVHCSGGAQTKVMHFVGDNCRVIKDNLFPVPPLFRTIKEQSNTDWAEMYKVFNMGHRLEVYLPAEYAEEVISISRSFNIDAQVVGRIEESDKKELIIRSEFGEFRY from the coding sequence ATGAGCGATCAACGTTATAATTTGCGCGGTGTATCCGCATCGAAAGAAGATGTTCACAATGCGATAAAGAACATCGACAAGGGTATTTTCCCGAAAGCGTTCTGTAAAATCATCCCGGATATCTTAGGGGGTGATCCGGAATATTGTAATATCATGCATGCAGATGGAGCCGGAACAAAATCATCATTGGCTTATCTGTACTGGAAAGAAACAGGCGATCTCTCGGTATGGAAAGGTATTGCCCAGGATGCTTTGATCATGAACATTGACGACCTGCTTTGCGTAGGTGCTGTTGACAATATTTTAGTGTCGTCCACTATCGGACGAAACAAACTGCTGATTCCGGGAGAAGTCATCTCGGCCATCATCAACGGAACAGACGAGCTGCTGGCTGAACTGCGCGCGATGGGTGTCGGATGTTATGCCACCGGAGGTGAAACAGCCGATGTAGGCGACCTGGTTCGCACAATTATCGTCGACAGCACAGTGACCTGTCGTATGAAACGTGCCGATGTGATTGACAATGCCAACATCCAGCCGGGTGATGTCATCGTTGGTCTGGCATCTTTCGGACAGGCAACCTACGAAAAGGAATACAACGGCGGTATGGGCAGCAACGGACTGACCAGTGCGCGCCATGATGTATTTGCCAAATACCTGGCACAGAAATATCCGGAAAGTTATGATGCAGCCGTGCCGGAAGAACTGGTCTATTCAGGAAACCTGAAACTGACCGACAGCGTAGAAGGCTCGCCCATTAATGCCGGCAAGCTGGTTCTTTCGCCAACCCGTACTTATGCTCCGGTTGTAAAGAAACTGCTGGATGCCTTACGTCCGCAAATTCACGGAATGGTACACTGCTCAGGGGGCGCACAAACCAAAGTCATGCACTTTGTAGGAGATAATTGCCGGGTTATTAAAGACAACCTCTTCCCGGTTCCGCCGCTGTTCCGTACCATTAAAGAACAAAGCAATACAGATTGGGCTGAAATGTACAAGGTGTTCAATATGGGCCACCGCCTGGAAGTCTATCTGCCGGCCGAATATGCCGAAGAAGTCATCAGCATCAGCCGCTCTTTCAACATCGACGCCCAAGTTGTAGGCCGCATTGAAGAGAGTGACAAGAAGGAACTGATCATCCGGTCAGAATTCGGTGAATTCAGATACTAA
- a CDS encoding TolC family protein — protein sequence MKHTIQIFFFMLSSCIVSLGSVYAQRTYTLDECLQQALANNVRMKNAENNKNIAAQDKKNAFTKYFPSVSATGGGFIASNGLFNFEMSPEMQMSLMKNGVIGGVSASMPIFTGGQIVNGNKLAEVGEEVSRLQYNMSENEVRLTTENYFWQIITLKEKLQTLAAVETQLAQLTKDVEASVEAGITTRNDLLQIRLRQNETQSSRIQVENALALSRNLLAQYMGLGVDSVDVAFPMNNQLPENPSSLFEVPENALVRTSEYHLLQQNLKASRLQKDIAVGKNLPTVALGGGYFYENLMDKDHTFWMGFATVSIPLTAWWGGSHDIKKQKLQVRNAENQLEDQSQMLMIRMQQTWNDLNDAYKQVGIALSSIEQATENLRLQTDYYGAGTCTMSEWLDAQTLFQQSRDKYVEAFAQYEVKKREYLQATGR from the coding sequence ATGAAACATACAATCCAAATATTCTTCTTCATGCTTTCTTCTTGTATCGTTTCGCTGGGTTCCGTTTATGCCCAGCGGACATACACGTTGGATGAGTGCCTCCAGCAGGCACTCGCCAACAATGTCCGCATGAAAAATGCAGAGAACAATAAGAATATTGCTGCACAAGACAAGAAAAATGCTTTTACAAAATACTTTCCTTCCGTGAGTGCGACAGGAGGCGGGTTCATCGCCAGTAACGGTCTATTTAATTTTGAGATGAGTCCGGAAATGCAAATGTCGCTTATGAAAAATGGAGTTATCGGAGGCGTATCCGCCTCGATGCCCATTTTCACGGGCGGACAAATCGTCAATGGAAACAAGTTGGCCGAAGTGGGAGAAGAAGTCAGCCGCCTACAATATAATATGTCGGAGAATGAAGTCAGACTGACTACCGAAAACTATTTCTGGCAAATCATTACCCTGAAGGAAAAGCTTCAGACACTTGCCGCTGTCGAAACACAACTGGCACAACTGACCAAAGATGTTGAAGCGTCGGTCGAGGCCGGAATAACGACACGCAACGATCTGCTGCAAATCCGTCTCCGCCAGAATGAGACACAAAGCAGCCGGATTCAGGTAGAAAACGCCTTAGCTCTCTCGCGGAATCTCTTGGCTCAATATATGGGATTGGGAGTTGACAGTGTAGATGTAGCTTTCCCGATGAATAACCAGTTGCCCGAAAACCCGTCGAGTCTGTTCGAAGTTCCCGAGAATGCCCTGGTCCGTACCAGCGAATACCACTTGTTACAACAGAATCTGAAAGCCAGTCGCCTGCAAAAAGATATCGCAGTTGGCAAGAATCTGCCTACCGTTGCTTTGGGCGGCGGATATTTCTATGAGAACCTCATGGACAAAGACCATACCTTCTGGATGGGTTTCGCTACAGTTTCCATTCCGCTTACTGCCTGGTGGGGCGGTTCACACGACATCAAAAAGCAAAAGCTCCAGGTCAGAAATGCCGAGAACCAGTTGGAAGATCAGAGCCAGATGCTGATGATCCGCATGCAACAGACCTGGAACGACCTGAATGATGCCTACAAGCAGGTCGGCATTGCCCTTTCTTCGATTGAACAGGCTACCGAAAACCTGCGCCTGCAAACGGATTATTATGGTGCCGGTACCTGTACGATGAGCGAATGGCTCGACGCACAGACGCTGTTCCAGCAGAGTCGTGACAAATACGTGGAAGCCTTTGCCCAATATGAAGTCAAGAAACGGGAATATCTGCAGGCTACCGGACGATAA